A stretch of Nonomuraea africana DNA encodes these proteins:
- a CDS encoding PLP-dependent aminotransferase family protein → MSTNNRFSGTTSLRTLIDLPVSLSRDSALPLSVQLGDWLREAMRAGALTAGTRLPSSRGLAAQLGVSRTVVTEAYQQLYAEGWLDGRHGSGTFVADLSTDAAPPARQTPAPPVAEPVRRAAPLIDLTPGEPWVKDYDAAAWKRAWRKAADLPPGDDPDPYGLPRLRELLAGHLRRSRAIAVGPENILVTRGTGNGLDLVALALLGPGARAGVEDPGYRVARNVFAARGATIVPCPVDEDGVIVSGLPSDLRVLYTTPAHQYPMGGRLPIPRRERLLAWARRTGAMVVEDDYDAEFRYDVAPLPALYGLDPSRVVLLGTLSKSLAPDVGVGWLVGEPALLSRIAEIRQDLSDRTSGPVQQAVATLLERGDLDRHLRRMRLEYARRRAAVVEILGPVCRLRGDTAGLHVLAELPPSEVRGIVSAAASRGVLLDTTVRHHHAESQVHGLVIGYGSAALPDVRRGCQILAELIAAAS, encoded by the coding sequence ATGTCCACTAATAACCGCTTCTCGGGGACCACTTCCTTGCGCACGCTCATCGACCTTCCCGTCTCCCTGTCCAGGGACTCGGCGCTGCCCCTCTCCGTCCAGCTGGGCGACTGGCTGCGCGAGGCCATGCGGGCGGGCGCGCTCACCGCGGGGACCCGCCTGCCGTCCTCGCGGGGGCTGGCCGCGCAGCTCGGCGTCAGCCGTACCGTGGTCACCGAGGCCTACCAGCAGCTCTACGCGGAGGGGTGGCTGGATGGCAGGCACGGCTCAGGCACCTTCGTGGCCGACCTGTCCACCGACGCCGCGCCACCCGCCCGTCAGACGCCCGCCCCGCCCGTGGCCGAGCCGGTACGGCGGGCCGCGCCGCTGATCGACCTCACGCCGGGCGAGCCGTGGGTCAAGGACTACGACGCGGCCGCGTGGAAGCGGGCCTGGCGCAAGGCCGCCGACCTGCCGCCCGGCGACGATCCCGACCCCTACGGCCTGCCCCGCCTGCGCGAGCTGCTCGCCGGGCACCTGCGCAGGTCCAGGGCGATCGCGGTCGGCCCGGAGAACATCCTGGTCACCAGGGGCACCGGCAACGGCCTCGACCTGGTCGCCCTCGCTCTCCTCGGGCCCGGCGCGAGGGCGGGGGTGGAGGACCCCGGCTACCGCGTGGCCCGCAACGTCTTCGCGGCCAGGGGCGCCACGATCGTGCCCTGCCCCGTGGACGAGGACGGCGTCATCGTCTCCGGGCTCCCCTCGGACCTGCGGGTCCTCTACACCACCCCCGCCCACCAGTACCCGATGGGCGGCCGCCTGCCCATCCCGCGCAGGGAACGGCTGCTGGCCTGGGCGCGGCGTACCGGGGCGATGGTGGTCGAGGACGACTACGACGCCGAGTTCCGCTACGACGTGGCCCCGCTGCCCGCCCTCTACGGCCTCGACCCGTCGCGGGTGGTGCTGCTCGGCACGCTGTCGAAGTCGCTGGCCCCGGACGTGGGCGTGGGCTGGCTCGTGGGCGAGCCCGCGCTGCTGAGCAGGATCGCCGAGATTCGCCAGGACCTGTCCGACCGCACCAGCGGTCCTGTCCAGCAGGCGGTCGCGACCCTGCTGGAGCGCGGGGACCTCGACCGGCACCTGCGCCGGATGCGGCTGGAGTATGCCCGCCGCCGCGCCGCCGTGGTCGAGATCCTCGGCCCGGTCTGCCGCCTGCGCGGCGACACCGCGGGGCTGCACGTCCTGGCCGAGCTACCGCCGTCCGAGGTGCGGGGGATCGTGAGCGCGGCCGCCTCCCGCGGCGTCCTGCTGGACACCACGGTCCGTCATCACCACGCCGAGTCGCAGGTGCACGGTCTGGTCATCGGGTACGGCTCGGCCGCACTGCCCGACGTGCGGCGCGGCTGCCAGATCCTCGCCGAGCTGATCGCCGCCGCGTCCTAG
- a CDS encoding pyridoxamine 5'-phosphate oxidase family protein: protein MLSTTPRTTLGREKHRGSTDRNDLYEVLDTGLICHLGVVVNGHPMVVPTGYGRIGDTLYLHGSTGARSLRAGQGSQVCVTVTHLDGLVLARSVFNHSVNFRSAIIYGEARLVTDEQERLDGLRALTEQLAPGQWDYARRPTRKELAATAVLALSLEEASVKLRAGAPEDEKEDYALPIWAGVLPMVSSWGAPVPDPALPPGIATPAHIRDR, encoded by the coding sequence ATGCTCTCCACCACACCCCGCACGACGCTCGGCCGCGAGAAGCACCGCGGCAGCACCGACAGGAACGATCTCTACGAGGTGCTCGACACCGGGCTCATCTGCCATCTGGGCGTGGTGGTGAACGGTCACCCGATGGTCGTGCCCACGGGCTACGGCCGCATCGGCGACACCCTCTACCTGCACGGCTCCACCGGCGCCCGGTCGCTGCGCGCCGGACAGGGCAGCCAGGTCTGCGTGACCGTCACCCATCTCGACGGTCTCGTGCTGGCGCGCTCGGTCTTCAACCACTCCGTCAACTTCCGCTCGGCCATCATCTACGGCGAGGCCAGGCTGGTGACCGACGAGCAGGAGCGCCTGGACGGGCTGCGCGCGCTGACCGAACAGCTGGCCCCCGGTCAGTGGGACTACGCGAGGCGGCCCACCCGCAAGGAACTGGCGGCCACAGCGGTTCTGGCCCTGTCGCTGGAGGAGGCGTCGGTGAAGCTGCGCGCGGGCGCCCCCGAGGACGAGAAGGAGGACTACGCGCTGCCCATCTGGGCCGGGGTGCTGCCGATGGTCTCGTCGTGGGGCGCCCCGGTGCCCGATCCGGCCCTTCCACCGGGCATCGCGACACCTGCCCATATTCGGGACCGTTGA
- a CDS encoding serine/threonine-protein kinase, which translates to MAWSVPGYTEVRQLGSGGSGRVVLAVHDDTGADVAIKYLSERVRHEPGALAAFRAEAELLTTLVDPHIARMWEYVQEPEGAAIVMELVNGVSLRALLRENGTTGPEAALVVLKGSLLGLERAHIAHLVHRDYKPENVIVRDDGISKLVDFGIAVRHGTATRATGTPPYMAPELWSGRPASPATDVYAATVVFFECLTGHRPYRSTESHVLGYQHLYAPVPIHDAPEEMRELIGRGLAKDPAERPPSAAAFVAEVEAAAVAAYGEEWEERGRRRLAALVGLLAFLLPLPEPPPPAAGSTFFRTVFDAARRNGRRLLMGTTATVAAAGAAVYVLASAEPPPATTVDAVAAAPSLTPELPSPASVPSESAEAGGRGGTEPGGEPGGATTLPPGPATTPTVPPPTAKPPTTAPPTTAPPTTKPPTTKPPTVTPTPSPRPPTAVSALDVGGLTVGADAVAAATVSLRTTGTDAVTVTARFAVDGEVVRTATSRVRGAVSYTRSFSHGLGERACGRTVTLTVSTSPAAPGGAKSVSAAVPACPTRVTGLRVSLDLAKAPGRAVTARVFVATSGTGQVGMRAFVALDGERVATTSASLSGRDSYTRDVTHTFAQRPCGRTVTVTVRAGGRQATARTGVPCEAAVRRVSIARASLDARGRATAIVTVATTTTQPVRLSVTYTLAGRVQHTESLDLSGQTAYTRTVAFTFAKAPCGSAWGVTVATAPSAANGSDSGGGTTPACRPQVETESPKPDDSQQDTENINPDLGLDRY; encoded by the coding sequence ATGGCATGGAGCGTCCCCGGCTACACCGAGGTGCGCCAGCTCGGCTCGGGCGGCAGCGGCAGGGTCGTCCTCGCCGTGCACGACGACACGGGCGCCGACGTCGCGATCAAGTACCTCTCCGAGCGCGTACGGCACGAGCCGGGGGCGCTGGCCGCCTTCCGGGCGGAGGCGGAGCTCCTGACCACGCTGGTGGACCCGCATATCGCCAGGATGTGGGAGTACGTCCAGGAGCCCGAGGGCGCCGCGATCGTCATGGAGCTGGTCAACGGCGTCTCCCTGCGGGCGCTGCTGCGCGAGAACGGCACGACGGGCCCCGAGGCGGCGCTCGTCGTGCTCAAGGGGTCGCTGCTCGGCCTGGAGCGGGCGCACATCGCGCATCTGGTGCACCGCGACTACAAGCCGGAGAACGTGATCGTCAGGGACGACGGGATCAGCAAGCTCGTCGACTTCGGCATCGCCGTCCGGCACGGCACGGCCACGCGGGCCACGGGCACCCCGCCCTACATGGCGCCCGAGCTGTGGTCGGGCCGGCCCGCCTCCCCCGCGACCGACGTCTACGCGGCCACGGTCGTCTTCTTCGAGTGCCTGACGGGACACCGGCCCTACCGCTCGACCGAGTCGCACGTGCTCGGCTACCAGCACCTGTACGCGCCCGTCCCGATCCATGACGCCCCGGAGGAGATGCGGGAGCTGATCGGGCGCGGGCTGGCCAAGGATCCCGCCGAGCGTCCGCCGAGCGCGGCGGCGTTCGTGGCCGAGGTGGAGGCGGCCGCGGTGGCGGCCTACGGGGAGGAGTGGGAGGAGCGGGGCAGGCGGCGGCTGGCCGCGCTCGTCGGCCTGCTGGCGTTCCTGCTGCCGCTGCCCGAGCCGCCGCCGCCCGCCGCGGGCTCCACGTTCTTCCGCACGGTCTTCGACGCCGCGCGGCGCAACGGCAGGCGGCTGCTGATGGGCACCACGGCGACGGTCGCCGCGGCGGGGGCCGCGGTGTACGTGCTGGCCAGTGCCGAGCCGCCGCCCGCGACGACGGTCGACGCGGTGGCGGCGGCGCCGTCCCTCACGCCCGAGCTGCCCAGCCCCGCCTCGGTGCCCTCCGAGAGCGCCGAGGCTGGCGGCCGAGGCGGCACGGAACCCGGCGGAGAGCCCGGCGGGGCGACGACCTTACCGCCAGGGCCCGCGACCACCCCGACCGTCCCGCCCCCTACCGCGAAGCCGCCCACCACCGCGCCTCCCACAACCGCGCCTCCCACCACGAAGCCTCCCACCACGAAGCCTCCGACGGTCACGCCGACGCCGTCGCCCAGGCCGCCGACCGCGGTGTCGGCGCTGGACGTCGGCGGGCTCACCGTCGGCGCCGACGCCGTGGCCGCCGCGACCGTCTCCCTCCGCACCACCGGCACGGACGCCGTCACGGTGACGGCCCGCTTCGCGGTCGACGGCGAGGTCGTGCGCACCGCCACCAGCCGGGTGCGCGGCGCCGTGTCCTACACCCGCTCCTTCAGCCACGGCCTCGGCGAGCGGGCGTGCGGCAGGACCGTCACGCTCACGGTGTCCACCTCGCCGGCCGCCCCCGGCGGCGCGAAGAGCGTCAGCGCGGCCGTCCCCGCGTGCCCCACGCGGGTGACGGGCCTGCGCGTCTCGCTCGACCTGGCCAAGGCGCCAGGCAGGGCCGTGACGGCACGGGTCTTCGTGGCGACCAGCGGCACGGGCCAGGTCGGGATGCGGGCCTTCGTCGCGCTCGACGGGGAGCGGGTGGCCACCACGTCCGCCTCGCTGTCCGGCCGTGACAGCTACACCAGGGACGTCACCCACACCTTCGCCCAGCGTCCGTGCGGGAGGACGGTGACGGTGACCGTCAGGGCCGGCGGCAGGCAGGCCACCGCCAGGACCGGGGTGCCGTGCGAGGCCGCGGTGCGGCGGGTCTCCATCGCCCGCGCCTCGCTCGACGCCCGCGGTCGGGCGACCGCCATCGTGACCGTCGCGACCACGACCACCCAGCCGGTACGGCTCAGCGTGACCTACACCCTCGCCGGACGCGTCCAGCACACCGAGTCGCTCGACCTGTCGGGACAGACCGCCTACACCAGGACGGTCGCCTTCACGTTCGCCAAGGCGCCGTGCGGATCGGCCTGGGGCGTGACGGTCGCGACCGCCCCCTCGGCGGCCAACGGGAGCGACTCCGGCGGCGGCACGACCCCCGCCTGCCGGCCGCAGGTCGAGACCGAGAGTCCAAAACCGGACGATTCACAGCAAGATACCGAAAATATCAACCCTGATCTTGGTCTGGACCGTTACTAA